CGTGTATTTGGAAGGTATAATGTACAACTCAACTGAGTAGGCAGAAAAAATCCCCACCTGATTGAGTTCCAATTAATGTTCTGCACAGCTACTACTCTTTCAAAATACTATGAACAGTCCTAGTAAAGTGATGACTCTTTACCTATTAAAAATGATGCGTCTTTTGGCTGAATTATTTGAATTTGGTACAAGTTCCAAATCCTAACTTCAGGGCCAAAAGTTAAATTTCTCTCTGCATTTAGCTCCACAAACATGTCCTTTAAAATGCTTGAAGCCTCCTGAAGAGATTTGGTAACCAGCACAGATATTGCCCTGCTTCACAGAAGTGGTTGTGCAGAAGGGTCAAAGAAAAGGCACGCTGCCATGCAGAAATCAGCATCACCTCTGAAGAACACAGAACACATACACAGAACTGCTCACTTGGTTCCTCTTGAACAAGGGGAAAATTTTTGTCTGCTCTAACTAACGCTACCTTCCTGTGCAGAGCAAGTGGCAGCAGGAAAGGACTCATTACCTTAGCCTTCTGTGGGGGGAGTAAGAAGGGGCAGAATGGGAATATCTGATAATCCTTCATTTTGGCTGTCACTGCCTTGCTTTGGTTAGAAGCATCTGGCAACACAAGAGAGGAATTTGTTTATTTCCCTTGTGTTCCTGCTTCAGCCCTTCCTTTTCAAGCCCACACGGCCTTGACAACAACTGAGCCATTGCTCAAGAGGGAAATGCCATGTGGATCAGCACTAGTAGCATAAAATGAAAGTCTGTGTGCAAACCACAGATCCTGCTCTGCTTTAAAGACAAATATAGGACCACTGCGTCAAGCGTCTTACATACTTGGCTGTCAGACAGCAATGGAATAATAAGATTTACAATTCTGTAATTAACTTCAGAACTTTGGAGCAACACGCCTGACACGCTAAGGGTTTTCATTTCCCCTGTAGGCAACTCTAGCTGTGCTACGCTTCAACATCCGTCATGTTTGCTAATCTTAGTCTGACCCCTAGTGAGCTGTCACAGAATAATCAGATTTATCAAACATGAGGCAGCTTCCTGAGAGGCTGCTACCACAAAAATAAGTAATTTCTCCCCTTTTCagttctgagttttgtttgtattttttcccTTAAAGATACTTGGTTACTATTACTAGTAGCCTAACATAAGAAAAAGTGAAAAGCCAACTCAGAAGTTGTAAGGCTTTCTTCTGAAGGTCAGGGTGTGAAAGAGTGCATATGACCTAGTATCAAATTCACTTAATTTATTTCTGCATACAAGGTGAGTTTTGCTTCCTTACCCTTACtcttcttttttgccttttttttttttttgtgcaatcAGAAACGCCTTCAGAGTTACGAGTGATTTTTGTCTCTTAAGGAGATAGAGTGCAAGTTGCATCTGGTTAGATAGTAAGTTGAAATTAACAAATaccttcacagaaaaaaaaaaaaaggtgtaagTTCAAGTAGTAAATGTGTTTTGAAGGACTGAAGTAACATGCACGATTTTTCAAGCTGTTAGAAGCTTCTAGGTTTTTGTCAGCATCAGCCTCAGCATTTTGTTCATACTGGATATTTCTTGCTCAGTGTGTTTATGCCAAGTAGTTACAGGCCAAAATATAATCACTGTGCGCTTGCCTTGGCAGTAACACAAGCACTGTAAAATTTTTATGGATTTCTTTTCACTGCATGAAGATCCATCTATCAAGCACACTGACAaattaaaaaaagtaatttgCCCAGCCTCCAAAATGTACCCGCGAGAGTTCaggcttctcttttttttttttccccaagtactTTTCTGTAGCTGTAGCCAAGAGGAATATCTCAGTATTAGTACTCTCTGTCTATGATTTTGGTGTACTTCTGTCACCCACGGTTTGCACAAGATGTGGTTTTGACACCTATTCCCATCGTTCTGCTCCTCCCAGGCATTTTGAAGTTCGTGGAAATCACGGTTAACCTCCTGGTGCTGATTTGCGTGGGCGCTTCCCAAGCCTCCGTTGCAGGCTTCACGTCCCTCGGAGGTTTTGGATCCTTTAACCTGAATTCAGCCTACAGCCCCTTTGAGGGCACGGAGCTGCGGGAGGTGAGGGAGCTGGACACGCAGTTCACCCAGATGAGAGCCCCTTGCGTGTACGGCGGAGTGGCCTTCAGCTTGACAGCGGCCACGCTCACCCTCGTCTTCCTCGTCGTGGGGGCAAAACCCATCCATCAGCTCCGGACGGGGCTGCTGCTAGGTGAATGTGCCTTCAGCCTGCTGGCTGGCCTGGCGTACGTGGCGGCCGTGGGGCTGTACCTGCACTTTGTCAGGCAGGTGAACGCCACCGAGGTGTGCAGGAGGCGCGAGCGGCTCTACGCGCGCCGTGGCTACACCTCCATGAACTGCGACGTGCAGGGCGGCGACGCGGCCGTCGGCCTCTTCGGGGTCGTGGCTTCCTGCCTGTACTTTGCCAGCTTTGTGCTCTGCATCCTCGCTATCCGCACCGTCCGGGCCTTCCGGAGCCACGTGGCCaaggctcagcacagccccaagGGCAGCCTTAGAGACAGAAGCGTCAGAAACCAACACACCGCACACAGGAACTCTGAAAGCTCCCACAACGTCCAGGCTCTCGCCACGTTAGTGTGAAATCAGCTCTGGGACTGTGCCAGAGAGCTGAGGCTTCAGCAAAGGATGGACACTCACAAACAGGCAGCCAGCCCACAGTATATTTTCCTGCAAGGTGCTGAAGTGTGCATTGAATCACCAATTGCAACCATACTGCTACAACACGATGTAATAAAATCGACATTGAGTGACTGTTTTAACAAGGATTTCTGCACCGGTCTCTCAAGCTGGACTCctgcatttaaaatgtttttcattGTAATGTTTTCATCCTGCACAGAGCAAATCCAAACAGCAGTGGGCTTTTAACAGGTTACAACTGCGTCGCTGCCAAACTTGAGCTAACAACCACTTCTTTCCCTCTCCCCTGACATAGGGAATTGAACACACAGCTAGGATGGGCAGCTTTCAACAGATCCTCTGTCTGTTGTGTGTCCTGTTCCTTTATCCTACAGTGCTCACAAAGCAAAGAGCACCCGAGTGCTTCTCTGAATCCTGTCCGAAGTTACACTTGTAACCTTTCTTGCCTGGGCTAGTGAAGCGTTTTATCTTTGGAGTCACGGGGGTTTACTCAGGCCGATCATGTGCTCCCTGAGGAATGCCGCTGGGGGAACTAGCTGCAATGTCAAAGGCAGCATTCAGGGCCCTTATCCAGTTTCCTACTAGGTTTTCCCATCTGACTGAGCACAGACCAGAACCTGAGAGGCATCACGCTGGTCAGGTATCAGCTCAGTAAAGACACCATTTGTTTCTGTAAGCACCTAAACGAGGTTTGGCTTGCTGACTCCACAGCCAGTAGTGGGCAGAGCCTGAATCAGGAACATGCTGCCTGTCCTGGGAATGCTGTAACAATGACAGAAAGTACATGTATCCTTCCAATATCTAAACAGGCAAAGCATGAGTGAACAGCAGTAATTGTATGCCCCAGGGCTGAGAAAATAAATTTAAGAGAACATCTTTCAAGAGTCCTTTGTTTGAGGCAGATGAAACAGATCACTGGTCCTCAAAGAGGAGGGAGTGGGAGAAAGAAAAGGCTGTTCTTCAAGTGCATAAGATCTGTCAGCTTgagaggagggaaagctctggccGTTTTCATTCTTTTCAGTTTTGTCTGGCTCACAATCATTGCCCAGATGAGACTTTTCTGAACCAAAGTAGAGCTTGTTCACTGCATACTTCATACATACAcgtatgtatacacacacacagagatctcAAAGGATTATGTTTGAGGCCAAACAAGAAAGTGTTATGGTTCTGATTAGAAGTGATTACATGAGCCTTTCCAATAAGTACCATTTATGTAATTCCTGAAACATCTCTTTAACACTTTGAACACCAAAAAGCTCCAAAGCAATATTGTACTTATGGAGAGACAGGAATAGAGTTTTTCCAAACTGGCTATGACTCACAGTCATCATGGAGTCAGGAAATTAGGACTTTGATTTCTAGCTCTTTGCCAAAGCCCAGACCTTCTCTGGTATGCTGTAATCAGCTACAAAGTCTGTTCCAGGGATGTCTGGCATGCAGCTAAAGCTGCAGCTGACCACTTGTTGGGCATCTCTGCCTGCACTCCTGTTCTGTGCTACCTCTACATCTTGCGGAGTTTGAAAGCAGGCTTGGTTACACAATGACACACTGTTATTAACTtacacaaacaacacaaaagcAGCACCTTGAAGTGACAAATTCAAAAGCTTAGGAAATGTTGCAGGTAAGAATGCATGAATTTAAATTGGTCCTTAAATACATGCACAATATGAATTTTAATCTCAGGGCTTCTtattctgtcccattcattttggGATGCTTGCCTGCCATCACTGTGTAAAAGCAATAATCTTCTTCGTAGCAtcgatttctttttttattttcttttttttttttttttgcttgtctcTTTATTCCCCATGTCTGTTGTAAAGGCCTCATTTGCTGCAAGGTATTTCAGTCTTTGGAAAATGGTGCAGAGCTCCACTGTGGACTGTTTCTGTGGTGTTCCTCCCTTGGACACCCGAGTCCCTCACAGTCGAAACATTTTGGGTCCCTTTCCTGTTAGCAGGAGCAGCTTTAATGTGTTTTACATGGAGAGTCAAAAAGTAGGTGCTGAATACAGGTCAGTCCCAATCACATCCTCTCAGCTCCTCACCCAGTTGCTTCCCTGGGTGAAGGGACCCTCATCATCCCCTCTTGTTTCTAACATTTACAGCCTCAAGTTTATTCTTTATAACAAAACTAATTCTATTCTCTTTTAATCTAAAATGGTTTCCCCTTGCCCTGTTACTACAGGCTCtagtaaaaagtctctctccacaTTTTTCAGCCCTCCTTTATATATTGAAAGACAAAAGGATCTTCCCAGAGCCTTCTTTTCTTCAGGATGAACTACCCCAACTCTCTCTGTCTTCACagccagccctctgatcattgaCCTGGCCCTCCTATGGACTCTCCCCAAAAGGTCCATGTCCCTTCTGTGCCGGTGACCCCccaagctggatgcagcactctggATGGGGTCTCaccacagcagagcccagggacagAATCTTCCCCTtcaccctgctggccatgctgcttttggTGCAGCCCAGGATATGATTTGCTTTCCAGGCTGCAAATGCACACTGCCAGTTCAAATCCATTTTTATGCACTATTTTTTATCCCTCCTgtccttctccacagggctgctcttGATCCCTTCAGTCTGTACTGATCCTGGTGAttgtcccagcccaggtgcaggaccttgcacttggccttatTTGAACTTTGTGAGGTTCACTTTGGCCCAGCCCTTAGGCCTGGAGACCCTGACAGGTGGctgtggatggcatcccttcccccAGCCATTCCAGCTGTCAGCCTGACATCATCAACAAACACACTGAGGTCCTGAAACACTGCAagcaaagggaccccaaagaaaGCCACAACCCAGTGATTGACAGTTTCCTGAAAGTTTTCTGCCTCAAATTTGTTTCCTTCCTTGATACCATGAAGAAAGATTGTTAAGAAATAATTGTGAAGAGGTAATAAACAGTGTCATTTCCTCCATTCACCTTCACTGAAGGAAGtggagaggagaggggaaaatcccagaaatacttCTCAGGGGACTAAGGCAGgaaagaagcagctttcttaCCTGTTGGGGTGAAGGAGAAGCCAAATGCCATCAGAACAATCCAAATCCCCCTGCTTTCCAACTATAACACCATGCTTGATGTCCCCTAGAAGTCATCAAAGTCCCGACTGTGTGAGCTGGGAAGGTGTAATACAAGAGCAGAGGTTTTCTGGCAGACACATGTGACTAAGGCCACAAcaggctgctgtccccagctgccattgcAGGTGGTCCTTCTTCCAGGGCAGATGAGCCTTCCCACTTTCTGCTGGAGATGGCTGTGCCTGACCATTACCTCTGAGCAGTGACTGCCAGTTAGTATGGGACAATAATCCACATTTGGACCAGTAAACAAAGGCAGGGCAAATGCTCCTGTCAGCCCTGCCATTCCTttgagctttccctgctgctggccctgtgcACACATGTGTCTGCATTGCCTTTCTGCAGCCTTCAAGGGCAGCACTGAAAACAAGCTCAGCTGTTTCTCTGGCACAGCCCCTGACAGCCTAATCCACCTGCATCCAAAGGAATGCCCACAGCCATCACCCTCAGTCCCTCTTTGGTAAGGGGCATCCCCAGGCTGCATCCAGCCTGCCCTCTGTGACCACCACAGCTCCTCACCTGCTGTGAAGGAAGCAGGGATAGCAAGGGCCAAACCTGCCCTTCTCCAAGAGGCTGGGGGTAAACAGCACAGCATCTCTCAATCTCAAAGCCTTGGGTACAGCACGAAGCCTTCTGGCACACCAAGCCTTTTCTGAACCTTTACAGAGAGGATTAAAATGGCAACTATCCCTAGAGACATGAGGAAATGGATGCAGGTTGCAGGGTGAACTGGAGCTGCCTGGCAGGAGAAAAGCCCCACTGCAAATGACAGGTCACCAGTGAAGGGAACTGGGCTGAGCGCCTCATTCATCTCAGAGTTACCTGTGAGACTCCTGGCCAGCCCCTTTGGACTTAAACCATCAATTTGCACCACTCTGCTTCAATGTGTGAGCAAACAGCTTTAGTCAGTCAGAGAGAAAAGCCTCCAGCTGAGCCCCCCAGCATTAGCTACCCACAGAGGCACCTCTCCCCACAGAAGATTCTCAGAGAAAAACAATCTGTCTGAAAAAAATGCCTCTCCATGCCCTAATCTTGAGGAGGAAACAAAGGACATAAGATATTTATGCTGAGAAGgacagaaagattaaaaaaaaaaaagtagagaggaggaaggaggggagggaaTCCTTTCCCCTGATCCTGCATCCCAACACTGAGTAGACTGCCATGAAAATTCCATCATGCTGGGCTGTGCACCTTTGAGTACCCATTTTCCTAGATGTGTCCTTTATTCAAACAAATTGATAAAACTGTTTAGTCTGGGGTAAATCTTGTCCAAAAGAGAGCAAATCACATCCAAGGACACAGGTCTCTTGTTTCAGTGTGAAAGGCAAAACTGGGGGGGTGGAGGACAAAGAGGAGAGAGGATGTTTACTCTTTCAAATAAGCTTAATACAACCTTTACATTTCCCAAATAATTCATGTATCTGGAATTGGAAATCTGGTGCTGCTGGAAGATTTGCATGTGTTAGGGTATTGCCatcctgctgcagagcagctgtgagGGGGAAAGACCTTTGTACCCATCCACAGAAAGGAAATTTTCAGGTAACCAGAAACAAGAAGCTCTCCTATTTTCTTAAtgacaaaagaaaattaaaactttCCCAGACTATAATAGATTTTATCCCAATTTAAGCTTTCTCCATGAGTCCTCCAGAGAAGAGTTTGAGTGTATCCAGTGTGCAGAAGCAACTAGGGACACAAACAGGTTGTGCAACAGCAGAAACTGAATTCAAGGCTTAGCATTAAGAAAAGTTTGCATCTCAATTTACATGGGAAAGTGCTTTAAATTGATGAGAATACATACAGGGATTAGAGCACTAAAGAACAGTTTGAATGGAATTTTTCTTTCATAATCCATGTGTTTTACTCCTAGTGCAGACTTGGCTTCATTAAAGTTACTCTTCTGGTAGTTTTCCACCACAGCTTACATTCACCATAGAATTGAGCAAAGCTACAGATACACATCAGACCTTCAGTAACTCAGATCCCTCAATCCCACTTGAACTTGGAcacctccttttctttttcaagacTCAGGTAAGTTACTGAAGGGCACCACTGAAGTGCAGTGTTTATGACACTGTGACATTCGTTGTTACTCTTCTCCTTCAAATCATCCATCTCCCGGAAATGGTGGCGCTCAGAGTATTGCAGCAGCTTAACGCCAGCACAGCATAAAAACTGTCACAGATGCTCAGCATCACCCGTCATAAATAAAACATGAGACCCCTGCAAGGTCCACCACTTGTCAAGGGGTTTGATGTAATTGGTTCAGGCGTGTGACAGTGCAAAACAGGCAAGTCACAGGATGCCCTTCATTACTACAAATGGTCTATTGATTTCCAGGCATGCCTTTCACACACAGACCTGCACCTGCTACTGCGCTCCCCAAAACTCTCAGGCCCTGCTGAAGGGCTCAAGTCTGGGAAATGCCTGCATGTGTTTTACAGGTAATTTGTTTTTCAGAAGGATGTAGAAAGGCTCATGAGACAGATGCACACAGGTGCAAACAGGTTGCTTTCCTTGCTTCAGAGTACAAGAGTAATTCCCCAACAAGGTGGCtctatcacagaatcattaaggttgtgAAAGacttctgagatcatcaagtccagctgttaacccagcagtgctgtgttcaccactaaaccatgtcctcaagtgcccacagccacatcttttgaaaacttccagggacagtgatgccaccacttccctgggcagcctgtttcaatgcCTGAACACCCTTAacggtgaagaaatttttctaaaCCTCCCTTGGTCCAACCTGAGGCCATTACCTCTCATTTTGTTACTTAGGAAGAGAGACTGACctccacctggctacaccctcctttcatgCAGTTGCAGAGAGTGGAAAcagctcctgagcctccttttctcctaaaCAACCTAAACAAAgaagctccctcagctgctcctcatcaggcttgtgctccagaccttcaccagctccactgcccttctctggaatgCTTCAGCACTTGTGCAACTCAAAGGGGATTCAGATTTTTAGACTTGTGAATCGGCTCTGATGGTGAAGATTAGGCAGTTTATTGGTCCAAATAAATAAGACATGCTGGGATCAAGATCTCATTGCACATCGTTTGCTAAGACTACAGGAGATCTTGCTAAGATCCTGTTTTACCTGGCAAAACTGCAGGTGCAGCTTCCCTGGCTCCTTCAGCCCTCACATCCTCGTTTGGATTCACAGCCAATGAACACTTAGGAGGCTTCTGAGAGCCCTCAGTCGGTGCAAAGCAGACTCCTGCCATGTCTGTGTTGCTGCCTCCCTTGCTGATCTGAAGAAAGGCTTTTCCGGGCCTCTGGTGCTCCTGCACGGCTCGCAGGATGGGTGGGAGCCGGGATGCCGCCGTGCCATGGCAGCCGAGGAggagacgcagcagcgctggtcCTGTGCCGCGGGAACACGAGGGGGAGCCCTTGCAGCTCCCAAGTAACACGGACAGCGGGAATACGCCTTTCCCCACCCCAAATATACAGCTCAGCTCCTCGTCAGAAAAGGCCAGGAGGCCTGAAAGCCATCTCTGATCATCTTCGCAACGACATGCTCCTGGTTCAAACACGTGCAAGCGACAGGCCACTGGGCGTGGGGAAGGTCTCTTGCTATGGATCCCCCTTCCTAGACATTCCTATTTCTGAAGGTGCAGGATGGTCTGGGGACATCCTTTCCCATGTTCTTATCTCCTAAGCATTGAAAAAATGTCAGGGAATGACTCTGCTGATACTTGAGCTGATTCTGAACAGCAAAGCAACAAATTCTGAAAATTTAGGGTCAAATTTTGCCCAACTGAAATGAGAGAGCAGAAAAATCCCTTAACCTCTTGTTAAATGTTAAAAATCCCTTAACCCCTTGTTAAACTACCATAGGTGACCTGGCAAAGCTTTCTTTCAGGGAGATTTGCTCCTTTCAGGAGGACAGCTTTGGCCA
The sequence above is drawn from the Melospiza melodia melodia isolate bMelMel2 chromosome 1, bMelMel2.pri, whole genome shotgun sequence genome and encodes:
- the LOC134421300 gene encoding MARVEL domain-containing protein 3-like isoform X2 — encoded protein: MSHAGSRYQDKQHRHHENHRSDRYKEDRRARKPYPHNARDIRGGQHSRTSPVCSDPYSKTSGAAHEYFGPPPEFYPPKESFSMKCSKVCTTRGILKFVEITVNLLVLICVGASQASVAGFTSLGGFGSFNLNSAYSPFEGTELREVRELDTQFTQMRAPCVYGGVAFSLTAATLTLVFLVVGAKPIHQLRTGLLLGECAFSLLAGLAYVAAVGLYLHFVRQVNATEVCRRRERLYARRGYTSMNCDVQGGDAAVGLFGVVASCLYFASFVLCILAIRTVRAFRSHVAKAQHSPKGSLRDRSVRNQHTAHRNSESSHNVQALATLV
- the LOC134421300 gene encoding MARVEL domain-containing protein 3-like isoform X1; translated protein: MSHAGSRYQDKQHRHHENHRSDRYKEDRRARKPYPHNARDIRGGQHSRTSPVCSDPYSKTSGAAHEYFGPPPEFYPPKESFSMKCSKFSRGVTEAALNCAFSLWGMPKLHWQEISPFGILFRSDCCFCILKFVEITVNLLVLICVGASQASVAGFTSLGGFGSFNLNSAYSPFEGTELREVRELDTQFTQMRAPCVYGGVAFSLTAATLTLVFLVVGAKPIHQLRTGLLLGECAFSLLAGLAYVAAVGLYLHFVRQVNATEVCRRRERLYARRGYTSMNCDVQGGDAAVGLFGVVASCLYFASFVLCILAIRTVRAFRSHVAKAQHSPKGSLRDRSVRNQHTAHRNSESSHNVQALATLV